A stretch of DNA from Penaeus monodon isolate SGIC_2016 chromosome 20, NSTDA_Pmon_1, whole genome shotgun sequence:
NNNNNNNNNNNNNNNNNNNNNNNNNNNNNNNNNNNNNNNNNNNNNNNNNNNNNNNNNNNNNNNNNNNNNNNNNNNNNNNNNNNNNNNNNNNNNNNNNNNNNNNNNNNNNNNNNNNNNNNNNNNNNNNNNNNNNNNNNNNNNNNNNNNNNNNNNNNNNNNNNNNNNNNNNNNNNNNNNNNNNNNNNNNNNNNNNNNNNNNNNNNNNNNNNNNNNNNNNNNNNNNNNNNNNNNNNNNNNNNNNNNNNNNNNNNNNNNNNNNNNNNNNNNNNNNNNNNNNNNNNNNNNNNNNNNNNNNNNNNNNNNNNNNNNNNNNNNNNNNNNNNNNNNNNNNNNNNNNNNNNNNNNNNNNNNNNNNNNNNNNNNNNNNNNNNNNNNNNNNNNNNNNNNNNNNNNNNNNNNNNNNNNNNNNNNNNNNNNNNNNNNNNNNNNNNNNNNNNNNNNNNNNNNNNNNNNNNNNNNNNNNNNNNNNNNNNNNNNNNNNNNNNNNNNNNNNNNNNNNNNNNNNNNNNNNNNNNNNNNNNNNNNNNNNNNNNNNNNNNNNNNNNNNNNNNNNNNNNNNNNNNNNNNNNNNNNNNNNNNNNNNNNNNNNNNNNNNNNNNNNNNNNNNNNNNNNNNNNNNNNNNNNNNNNNNNNNNNNNNNNNNNNNNNNNNNNNNNNNNNNNNNNNNNNNNNNNNNNNNNNNNNNNNNNNNNNNNNNNNNNNNNNNNNNNNNNNNNNNNNNNNNNNNNNNNNNNNNNNNNNNNNNNNNNNNNNNNNNNNNNNNNNNNNNNNNNNNNNNNNNNNNNNNNNNNNNNNNNNNNNNNNNNNNNNNNNNNNNNNNNNNNNNNNNNNNNNNNNNNNNNNNNNNNNNNNNNNNNNNNNNNNNNNNNNNNNNNNNNNNNNNNNNNNNNNNNNNNNNNNNNNNNNNNNNNNNNNNNNNNNNNNNNNNNNNNNNNNNNNNNNNNNNNNNNNNNNNNNNNNNNNNNNNNNNNNNNNNNNNNNNNNNNNNNNNNNNNNNNNNNNNNNNNNNNNNNNNNNNNNNNNNNNNNNNNNNNNNNNNNNNNNNNNNAAGTGGCACAGGACAAAAGTTCGTTGCTGCTGCATTATTTAATAAGGTCTAAGTACAGCAAAATCCCGGGAGGTCCGGTATTACCCAACCTGGACAGTGTATTGAGTATGTATTGTGTGCAGGTTGCAGACTATGGCTGCTACACAAGACAAACGCGCAGAATGTAAGGCCTTTATGCAGTCCAGTAATCAATAAACATATGTGCATAAGCTGTCCAGACATAAAATGGTCTACATACAAGTTTAGAGACTATAACATGGGGAAACTCACCCTTtctacaagtaaataaataaaaacataagacAGAGTTATGACAGTGGCAGGTTTACTCTTTAAACTTGAATTCACTTGTTATGTACCTTATGTATCTTCATACTGTAATGCTTTGTAGAATATCTAATGATTctaacaaataatattttatatatgtatttgctacCATACTACCAGTTACTGTTCCAGTCTTACATGTCAGTCCCAATTTCTCCAGTTTCACCACTAATAGCTTTTGCATCACCACTTGATCACCCAGAGTCACCATATGTgctcctccattcccttcttctAATTCCAGATTGGGCCTATGATGTAATACTAGTAAATAAGGATATGATTAAGGCAATAAAAAATAGTGCTTCATTTAAAACGNNNNNNNNNNNNNNNNNNNNNNNNNNNNNNNNNNNNNNNNNNNNNNNNNNNNNNNNNNNNNNNNNNNNNNNNNNNNNNNNNNNNNNNNNNNNNNNNNNNNNNNNNNNNNNNNNNNNNNNNNNNNNNNNNNNNNNNNNNNNNNNNNNNNNNNNNNNNNNNNNNNNNNNNNNNNNNNNNNNNNNNNNNNNNNNNNNNNNNNNNNNNNNNNATAATCNNNNNNNNNNNNNNNNNNNNNNNNNNNNNNNNNNNNNNNNNNNNNNNNNNNNNNNNNNNNNNNNNNNNGATTAAGTCAATGCAAGACTAGCATATAAGAGGAAGAACAAgtgaaagaacatgaaaaaaggaagacatCACATTGGTAACGACGCAGACGATCAGTGATAACATGGCATCCATTGGACCAACGAGTAACTGCAGGCGCCCTGCATCCGCAATTACAACAGCAGATGGATGGAGGCTCCACCCTGGTAGCAGGAGCAGCTGCAGTGGTAGGCCAGATGTCGCCTTGCTATCCTAGGGGGAAAAATAAGCATTTCAAGAAGTGGACTGAATGGATAGCTGATGcagtaaacaaaattattttcttgGCCATGAATTCCGATCAGAAGCTTGTGTGCGCAGCTGTGAAGGCCCACATCCGTTTCAATGCTTTTTCTGCAGATAAGGTAAGGGTCACAGTAGAGGGTGCACACCTACCAAGCGATCAAAGGTGAGCGCAAGAAGAAGCTTGTCAGTTGAGCCATAACTGACCTGCTGCAGGTGTTAACTGCTAATTTTGAAGCCGTGTATGCCAGGTTTGTAATGATGATTAGTCAACTTCAAGAAACCCTTATGCAGGCAGAAGACGATACCGTCCACTCGCATCAACTACATGCAGAATGAGGAGGTCATGTGCATTAGGAAGCATGGAAAACAGGGCACACACTACAAAACTGAGCTAAAGAAAAGTGGTAGGAAGACATGCCGAAGATATACTTATTGACACAACGAGGATCACTGCCTAGCAGAAGGCTGTCACTGCACCACATGTGGCTTAGAGGGTCATACATTCCCAACTCTGCAGAGAAGGAAAAGCACGCACCCGATTTTGTACCTCGAGACGGACTGAAGAGGAAGACACCCCAACAAACAATGAGGATAGTGAGATCGAATATGAATCTGTCATCAGAATTTGTGCAGCAGGAAACAGCCACTACTAGCCTGGAGTGGTCTAAAGTGTAAACAAGTCGTGCATTTCCAAGGTAAAGTCACTGAACNNNNNNNNNNNNNNNNNNNNNNNNNNNNNNNNNNNNNNNNNNNNNNNNNNNNNNNNNNNNNNNNNNNNNNNNNNNNNNNNNNNNNNNNNNNNNNNNNNNNNNNNNNNNNNNNNNNNNNNNNNNNNNNNNNNNNNNNNNNNNNNNNNNNNNTCCCGCAAATTGTAAGAATGTATGTTGATAAATNNNNNNNNNNNNNNNNNNNNNNNNNNNNNNNNNNNNNNNNNNNNNNNNNNNNNNNNNNNNNNNNNNNNNNNNNNNNNNNNNNNNNNNNNNNNNNNNNNNNNNNNNNNNNNNNNNNNNNNNAGTTCTGCGCATGTGGAGCATTAATGCTGGTCATGAGGTACATTAAAAGTTGATCTTACAGTGTCTAGTACAGAAGACGGCATACTTTAAGATATTTTCTTGGttataagaaatttaaaagagTATAAGAAACAAGCTTCGTTGAAGTCTGTTGGGAAAACTTTCCAAATGCTCTGACATTTTTGGACGGTCTTCGTAACTGGAAAAATGACTGGTTAAGTTGATTTAAGATGATTGTTTGTATAGTGAGTGCTATCCCT
This window harbors:
- the LOC119585615 gene encoding uncharacterized protein LOC119585615; its protein translation is MDGGSTLVAGAAAVVGQMSPCYPRGKNKHFKKWTEWIADAVNKIIFLAMNSDQKLVCAAVKAHIRFNAFSADKLCTDKFSAKSVAVVNRSDPGVYAHPASSHPPIPAKYSVHPPITTKVK